atttattttggcttgtttttttatgagattatcacaatcttaaacaaacatcttgatattttgtttgtatttgattttataaacgTCTATTCTTGTTATAATATAGtccgataaaaaaatatttttttttaaaaaaacaaagttattaaattaaatggagTTTCGGGTTGCATGTGGGACAATTTAATATgctatcttaatattaaaaaaaaaacttttttaaagtaaaatcgtagttatcaaacctgatttaggGTTGACCCAACCAAGAGGCCAGGTTTCGGGTTACACGGGTTGACctgggtcaacccggaaaaattaaaaagaaaatatttgaagttttaatattttatatgaaaaaatttaaaaacaatccatgtgaatataggttatacatgttgtaaataataaaatttaaaagattatttcaaaaggttttttatttcacatcgaAAAGATACTAtgctatctttttaaattaaaatatccaaaccaaaaagattttttatcccacattgaaaaaatataattttttttaattgtgaacatatagtatatatacgaaaatgcTTCAAAtcctatattgaaaaaataatattttttttgtgaacataaaatatatatactaaaagactTCAAattctacattgaaaaaataaaatattcttttaatatttatatattgaactttgaaaagggttaataaccaactagaaaatatgaaaaaaaaagaggtctctgactaggagaaaaaacacatttgaaaaaaaagaagtctcTACCAGGTCGCCaaggtttgattattttttttgctcttgCCGGTCTTTCATCTTACCCGGATTGGTCTAGCGATCGGGTCCAGGGTCAACCCGTTGAGCCGGTCCAGGTTCAACCCGTTGAGTCcatgtttaataactatgaataaaactatatttttttactagttgtTCAAGTTGTCTTTGGATTTGCTAAGTCAATTGGGTCATGCCAGGGTAACTTCTATTGGTAGATTTCAAGGTTGActcaatttaataacaatacaaaATAGTTCACCAtgatttgagtattttttttatgtttaatttttttctatatgaacaaaaaaaaatgaatgtagaaaaataatatatagaccattaaaaactttttaacattttcatcaaACTCTCAGTATAATGgttctcatttaaaaaatcatgacccAGCTATTTTGTTAACatgagttttaaattgaattgtaTGGAGTTGCCCTGAGTTAACATTGTTCACAAGGTAGgtccaaaaaacaaatcaacctAATACTTacggataaaaataaataaaaaacttatattaaaggatgtaattaaaaaaaataagaaaaaagcaaaaaaacttttattatatgattaaaaaatacaataatcaatttattttcaactcaatactaaataataaaattaaataaaaatattatattaaatgataaaattaaaaaaaagagcaaaaaactaaaaaaaataaaaatcacatcttaaatgataaaattaaaaaaataatcaaaacattacaagaaaagagccaaaaataaatctaaacagCCAATACAAAAACTTGAAGGGTCTATCACAACAAAGCACAAACTTGTAAGTCTGagctattttttggtttttttataaggggtgaataactttattttttttaaaaaaaacttaaaattaataaaatacatcCCCACCTCAGATTCGTGACCTCATTATTTCCACGCCTTAACCAGTGAACTACATGTAactaaatgattaaaaaaaatattaatatgaattattgtttttataaacaattaaaCCAACCAAAGCCGTAGTAATGTAATATAGTTGGAATACATATCAGTTTGATTTGAGCATGACGAGGCTGTGATCATTGGTACGACGAttcctttattaaaaaaaataaaatgatttttaagggTGTTTGGGTGTATAAGAGTtagttttaacctttttttattaaaatttaaatttatttttttgaattaatattaaaaattaaaaaaatattattttaaataaagtatattttaaaaaacaactaatacttCTCGTCCAAACACCATCATGCTCTCCTTTACTTTAATTTAAGTAGCCCTGACATGATAAGACAAAAGCGggagaaattcaaaattcaaaattcaaaattcaaaaacgcCCCCACCTTcttttccaaataaataaatttaaaaaacattaacaggAAGCAAAGCATAATTACTTTCCGATAATACCCCCACATAAATAGTTACTACCATATTGTGCATATAGAGCTCCTCTCCTCAAATACGCTCTCTCTCATTTTTGTCGTCCTCTTCCTCTCCTTTCACTCTCTGGTGCACTACACAACGATTTATAAcctctctatgtttttttttttgctaaaattgtttaaatttcttatttttgaaacgaattgttcattttattttcgcAGATCGAGACAAAATAGTGGAGTAACttcttgaagcaaaaaaaaaaaaaaaaaaaaaactctcttaaAAATGGGTCAGATCCAGTACTCCGACAAGTATTTCGATGACACTTTTGAGTACAGGTATCTCTTCTTCTActtattgctattattatttcattgattattattattattatggtcgCCGCGACCATTATTATTAAGTTTTGTTTGGATTggcagattttttttaatttttcttaatcgTACAGGCATGTGGTGCTTCCTCCTGAAGTCGCCAAACTTCTCCCTAAGAATCGCCTCCTCTCTGAAGTAAGTTTTTCCAattcttagggtttttttattattagggtttgattttgtaattattttcttttttgttaactGTAAAACAGTATTTAAAAATTCGGAAATAATTGAAAtacgttttttttaattgatgacgTGAGTTAgttgaaagaattaatgaaaGGTTTACGGgtgaaatttgaaaatatttttttttgtagaatgaGTGGCGTGCGATTGGAGTTCAACAAAGCCGTGGGTGGGTCCATTACGCGATCCATCGCCCGGAGCCACACATTATGCTGTTTAGGAGGCCTTTGAACTTTCAGCAGCAACAGGAGAATCAA
This region of Populus trichocarpa isolate Nisqually-1 chromosome 9, P.trichocarpa_v4.1, whole genome shotgun sequence genomic DNA includes:
- the LOC18101948 gene encoding cyclin-dependent kinases regulatory subunit 1, giving the protein MGQIQYSDKYFDDTFEYRHVVLPPEVAKLLPKNRLLSENEWRAIGVQQSRGWVHYAIHRPEPHIMLFRRPLNFQQQQENQVLAK